The DNA segment ACGGCTCTAGCAGTTACAAAATCAAATGATTCGCGAAATTGTTTGTTTTGGCCAAACGTTTCAGCACGATCATGATAAAAATGAACGCCATCTAATTCTAGCGTTTGAGCTAATAATGTTAGAAATTGAATTCTTTTATTTAATGAATCAACTATAGTGACTTCTAATTGTGGGAAAATGATTTTTAGGGGGATGCTTGGAAACCCGGCACCTGCACCTACATCACATAGGCTTTGGACCCCTTTAGTAAAATCCACATATAATCCAGCTGTAATCGAATCATAGAAATGTTTTAAATACACTTCTTCTTTTTGGGTAATTGCTGTTAAATTAATTTTTCCGTTCCATTCTTGCAACAGTTTAAGGTATTGATCAAATTGTTCCATTTGCTTCTCAGTAACCACTAATCCCTTGTCTTCAAGGGCTGTTTTAAACTCTTCTGGATTCATTAACTCAACTCCTTTTTACTAACGTGAAACACTATTTGTTTCACAAATCCATCGTTTTAACTGTATAACAAATTGACTAGAAGTGCAATGCTTTAAAGCATTTTTTCCGCTATATAAATGGATTAAATTTTATAACATCCAGCATTAAATGAGAATCAGATAAAATAAATTAAAAATAAATGATAGGATTCGTTGACATTGTCTTGTGAGCTTGTTAGAATATTGGAAATAGTCAGAAAACAATTAATGAAAAGGAGATGTTCAATATGAAAACTACAGTCGAATCGTTTAGCTCGCGTTCTCAATTGAACGTATCTTTAGTCATTATTAACTTATTAATTTAGCCCAGGATTCGAACTATTCATTTAGTTGAGTCCTAGTTTGCGTATCTAGGGCTCAATCATCGAACTGATGAGGCAAGCCTTTATACAAAGGCTTGCCTCTTTTTATCTGGAAAATTCGAAGGAGCATAAGTGTTGGATGTCTGTTAAACAAAAATACGGAGGCGATTGAATATGAAGAACTATCTAACAGAAAGAATGTATAAGGCATCATCGGGGATCGCGAATGCTATTTTTGTAACGATTGGGATTGGCTTGCTATTAGAAACAATTGGAAATATGACTGGCTTAACAATTTTAGTTATTATTGGAACGGCCGTTAAAATGTTGATGGCTCCTGCTATTGGTGCTGGTATCGCCGTGATGTTAGGTGGAAATACACTTACAATTTTTAGTGCTATGGCCGCTGGAGCAATTGGAGCCGGAGCTATTCAAACGACAGCAGATGGAATGATCACTATCGCTACAGGTGAACCAATTGGTTGCCTCATTGCAGCTACCATCGCTACATTTGTTGGTAAACGTATTTCAGGTAAAACACCTTTAGATATGATGGCTATACCGATCACAGCGGTCTTAGCTGGTGGTGTAGCTGGCTATTACTTAAATCTTGTTATTGCTCCATTCTTAAATATGGTTAGTGCTTTTATTTCTGCCTCCGTTGCTGGTTCACCAATTATTGGCGCAGCCGTGATTTCAGTCATTGGTGGGCTCGTATTGATGTCTCCTGCTTCTTCGGCCGCTATTGCAATTGCACTAAACCTTGATCCTGTTTCAAGTGCTGCTATGTTGGTAGGAACGACTAGTATGTATATTGGTTTCTCTTTTGTCTCTATGCGCCAAAATAATCTTGGTGGATTCTTAGCACAATTTGTTTGTACACCAAAAGTACAATTGCCGAATATCGTTAAAAATCCACGGATTTTAATTGGTCCAACTTTGGCTGCAGCAGTGGCCGCTCCCATTTCAACGGTTGCTCTTGGTTTTACAGCACCCAGCGCTTTAGCCGGATTAGGTTTTTGTTCACTGATTGCTCCACTAAATATTTTTGTCTCTCAAGGAAGTGGATCATTTGCTGTTTATATCCTGACTGCTTGTTTGGTTCCCATTGCTATTACGGTAGTAGTAAACAAAGTATTGGAAAAAGCTAGTTGGTTGCGTAAAGGAGATATGGCTTTAGTAGTAGAATAATCTGATGGTTGCTATGCCTTCAACTCATTTGAATCCTTATGCAAACGAAAAAGAGACATAGATCCTTAAAAGGATTTATGTCTCTTTTTTTATGGTCCCTACTGGGCTCGAACCAGCGACCCCTACCTTGTCGAGGTAGTGCTCTCCCAACTGAGCTAAGGAACCTTTTATTGTTCGCGTTTGCAACATCATTAAGTATACCTTAAACAATTGATTCCGTAAATATAGTTTTATACTTATTTTTACAGTCCCTCTATTTCCCAGGAAATAATAGTTAGAAAAGTTGTTGGGTAAGACATTTTTTTAACAACTCTAATTATATAATCGAAGAGAACCTAACAATTAAGCATCTGCTTAATTGTTAGGTTCTCTTCGTAATTACTATCTATACTTGTACTTTTGCAATTTTCCCTTGTTCTACATAAACCATTAAAATCGAAATATCCGCTGGATTTACACCACTAATACGGCTAGCTTGGGCAATTGTTTCAGGCTGAATTTTAATCAACTTTTCCTTTGCCTCTGTAGCGATACCATTGATAGCAGCATAATCAATATTTTCCGGTATACGTTTATTTTCCATACGTTTTAACTTATCCACTTTTTGAGAAGCTTTAGCGATATATCCTTCGTATTTCACTTGAATTTCTACCTGTTCTTCTACGGCTAATGGAAGTTCATAGTCTCGAGGAACGAATGCTAAAAGATCTTGATACGAAACTTCTGGACGACGCAAGAAGTCTTTAGCTAATATGCCATCTTTTAAAGGTGCTTGGTTATTTTCAGTTAAATACGTTTGGATTTCAGCAGTTGGTTTCAAACGAATAGAACCTAGACGATCTATTTCTCCTTCAAATTGAGCTTTTTTCGCTACAAAGGTATCGTAACGTTCTTTTGTTACTAGTCCTATTTGGTGACCGATTTCAGTTAATCTAAAATCTGCATTATCATGACGTAACAATAAACGGTATTCTGCACGAGATGTCAATAAACGATAAGGTTCATTTGTACCCTTTGTCACTAAATCATCAATCATAACTCCGATATATCCTTCACTACGTTTCATTACAAAAGGTTCTTTCCCTTGCACTTTAAGTGCTGCGTTCATACCAGCCATAATTCCTTGACCTGCTGCTTCTTCATAGCCAGAAGTTCCGTTCATTTGACCAGCAGTAAACAAGTTTTCGACTACTTTTGTTTCTAAAGAAGGACGTAATTGATGAGGCGTGACCACATCGTATTCAATTGCATAGCCAGTACGCATCATTTCTGCGTTTTCCAACCCTTCGATTGAATGTATAATATCTTGTTGAACATCTTCCGGAAGAGAAGTTGATAATCCTTGGACATAAACTTCTTCTGTATCGCGTCCTTCAGGTTCTAAAAACAATTGATGTCTTGGTTTGTCACTAAAACGGACAACTTTATCTTCAATTGATGGGCAGTAACGAGCGCCTACTCCTTCAACAATTCCTGTAAACATTGGTGCACGGTGAAGGTTATCTTGAATTTTTTGATGAGTCGATTCATTAGTATACGTTAACCAACACGATAACTGATCTTTTAAATAAGAACTGTTTGGTGTTTCATAGCTAAAGTGATTCGCTTTTTTATCACCTGGTTGTTCTTCCGTCACACTGTAATCAATTGTTGAAGATTTAACTCTAGGAGGTGTTCCGGTTTTAAAACGATTTAATTCAAAACCATTTTCTAGTAAACTTTCAGAAAGTTTAACAGATGGTTGCGAGTTATTTGGACCAGAAGAATATTTCAGTTCGCCAATGATAATTTGACCACGAGAAGACGTACCTGCTGTTAAAATAACTGCTTTAGATCGATAGATTGCACCAGTATTTGTGATGATTCCTTTGCATATACCGTCTTCAATAATTAGTTCATCAGCAATTCCTTGTCTTAAAACAAGATTTTCTGTTTCTTCAATGGTTTTTTTCATTTCATTTGCATACATAAATTTATCTGCTTGGGCGCGTAAAGCTCTAACAGCAGGTCCTTTACCGGTATTCAGCATTCTCATTTGAATATATGTTTTATCAATATTGCGGCCCATTTCACCACCAAGAGCATCAATTTCTCGAACGACGACACCTTTAGCCGGTCCTCCAATTGACGGATTACAAGGCATAAAAGCAACCATATCTAGATTAATGGTAATTAAAAGTGTATGACTTCCCATTCTTGCTGCGGCTAATGCGGCTTCTGATCCAGCATGACCTGCACCAACAACAATTACATCAAAATTTCCAGCTTCATAATGATTCATTTAAACAATCCCTTCTTTCGCGTCTTTCTTTTTTAACTATTTACGTCTAATTTACTTTTTGTTTTATTCATTGATTTGAGTGGCTTTTAGTTGAGTTTCGCTTCCCAGTGTCTAACGGGAAGTTTAGCATTTTTATAGTTGAGCTGCGTGTCTCATCCTCTCGAGAAAAAGATAAAACTTCTTCGGGGTAAAAACCCCCTACGAATTTTTCCTGTTTTCTTGTCGAGGATAAACGAGACACTCCGCATCCTTTATTTTCCTAAACAGAATTGGCTGAATAGTTGGGTCAGCAGTTCGTCTTGAACACTGTCTCCTGTAATTTCGCCTAATAGATCCCAACAACGTGTCATATCTATTTGAATAAGATCAACTGGCATACCAGCTTCTACTCCATTGATGACTTCATCTAACGCCTCTTCTGCATCATTCAATAGTGCAATATGACGTACATTAGATACGTAAGTAGCATCACGTTCACCAGTTTGTCCAGTAAAAAAGAGAGCAGCTATTTTCTTTTCTAAAACATCTACACCTGATTTAGATAAAATAGAGGTCTTCACAATACTCTCTGGATCTACTAGCACTTCTAGTTCCGTTAAATCTAATTTGTTTGGTAAATCCATTTTATTTAAAATAATAATACGGTGGTGTTGGCTTGTTGCTTCAATTAAGGCTTTATCTTCTATTGTTAAAGGTTCACTTTGGTTAAAGACTAACAATACTAAGTCTGCATCGCTCAAGGCTTGACGACTACGTTCTACACCAATGCGTTCAATAATATCTTCTGTTTCACGGATACCTGCTGTGTCTACCAGTTTTAATGGCACACCTTTAACACTGATGTATTCTTCAATAACATCTCGTGTGGTACCAGCGATATCTGTAACAATGGCTTTTTCTTCATCCAACAAGTAATTTAATAAGCTTGATTTCCCAACATTTGGTCGTCCAATAATGGCTGTTGCAAGACCATCTCTTAAAATTTTCCCTTGACTAGCCGTTTCTAGCAACTGTTGAATTGAAGCTTTAACTAATTTAGCTTTTTCAATCAACAATTTCGAAGTCATTTCTTCAACGTCATCGTATTCAGGATAGTCAATATTCACTTCTACTTGAGCTAATGTATCTAGTATGTCTAAACGCAAATTGCGAATTAAATTAGACAAGTTTCCATCTAATTGCTTTAATGCAACATGCATAGCTCTGTCTGTTTTAGCACGTATCAAATCCATTACTGCTTCTGCTTGAGACAAGTCGATTCGTCCGTTCAAGAAAGCTCGTTTTGTAAATTCACCGGGTTCAGCTAAGCGAGCGCCATTTTGTAAAACACATTGCAGAACTTGATTGACAGAGGTAATCCCCCCATGACAATTGATTTCAACGACATCTTCTCTAGTAAAGGTTTTGGGTTCACGCATAACAGATACCATTACTTCATCTATCGTTTCATTCGTTTTTGGATTTTCAATGTGGCCATAGTGAATAGTATGACTCTTTTGTTCAGCAAGTGCTTTTGAACCAGATTTATATACGCGATCTGCAATTTCAATAGCTTGTTCCCCACTCAACCTTACTATTCCTATTGCCCCTTCGCCAGGAGGCGTCGAAATAGCTGCAATTGTTTCAAATTCTAATGTCACGCTCTCTCACTCCTTCTATTTTTTTGCACGAAAAAAGTGCCCACTCCACCCTTTTGATTTTTACAAAAGGAATGGAAAGCACTTTGACTACTTTTATCATTCAGATAAGTTATTTAATTTTTTAGTATAGTTAATGTTAATTTGTTGTTCCGTTAAGACTATACAAGTTCTCTAACTATTTGTCAATAACTTCAGTTGACTTTATTCATGATTTACATTGATGATTTAACACTGATTTGTACTTCTTCGTACTCTGCTTCATTGTAGCTATCTAACAGTCCCTTTTCCATAATTGTTGCTTTAGAAACCACTTTTTGAATCATTCTACTATTAATAGAGCCTTCAAAAGGGAAAATGTCTAATGCAATCGTTTCTTCATCGATCCAGCTTGGCTGCATATTTGTTTCATTCAATCCAAGTTTTTCAGATAATGAGAGTCCTTTTTTAAAAAAGGGATGAATCGTTTCTTTAGTGGCTCCAGGTTCGTTGACACATGCATAGACAGAAAGAGTATCTCCTAATGCCAATAAAGCGTAATGGAAATCAAAAATACGTTTATCAAAATGATCCAATGCAGCAATGATTCGATTTTTCCGTTCTTCTTCTTGCTTAAGAAATAACTGTGACTCTTTGGATGAATCTTTTAAAAAGAATTGAATATAATGTCTGCTGCAAAGTAATGCTGCATAAGCATCAATTTTTTCAACTTCATCGATACCATAAGTATAAAAAATAATCTTCGGTGCTTTCGGAAAATCAAAGAGTGAATAAGGAACTTGCTTTTTATCGTTCCAAAAAGGGCTTTTATCAAGATATTCCCATCCATAGTCATGCATGCGAATGGCATAATCTACTGATTTCCTTAACTCTTCACCTTGAAATAAAGTTGTTTTCCATTGAGCTATAACGTCTCCAGCGAATTGAGCATGGTTCTTTTGTTCAATCATAACAAAATCATTTTCCCGTTCTCTAATAATCATACTGATGCACCCTTTCAATTTGTTTCAGTTAGCCATCAGCTAGAATCTTCATTCTTTTTGACGACCGTTTCACTTTTCATTATACCATTATTTTTGAATTCCTCTTATTTATAGATTACTTCAAATTCTTCACACACGACAAGAATATTATCATGAAAAGCTAATCCGCTTTGCTTATAAGATTTTTCAAAAAAGGCTTCGTGAACTTCTCTCCAGTACCGTAATGATTGATCTCCTTCACCTTCTTTAAATGCATGTTCTTCAGATACTTCTAAAAAAGGGACCACAGACACTTTGATCGTCTTTGTGATACAGACTGCCTCGTCATTAGCATCAAGTATGATATTTAACGCTCCTACTTGGGGTAATGCTTCGTTTTCTATCGCATATTCTTCATAGGCAGAAGCCGTAGCAGTTTTTACCTGTTCAATGGTTAAGCGCGCTAATTCATCTGGTGCTACACCGTAGCTCCAAGCTTGATACGATTGATTCTGATACTCTGGGCATACTGAAATAAATTTCTGCCACATTTGTTGTGCTTTCATAATATGTACTCCTTTCTTATAAACTAAATTTAATAGCTAATAAAATTAATTGATGCAATGGATAGTAAAGGTAACCAAAAAGTTTAGGTATTTTTTTAGTCCCTATATAAGTGTCTATTAATAGTAGAAAAATGGTTAAACAGGCAAAAATTTGGACAGACGGCCAGACAAAAACATGCAACGCAAGAAAGAGCACTACTCCAAGTGGCTTATGAATGAATACCATACAATAAATAGCCCATCCCAATAAAAAACCATATATTCCGTACTCACAAAAATAACTCAGTATTAATGTTAGAACAAAAAACCGCTTATCTTTAATAGAAAGTGCCACCAAAGCCAATGTAAATAATATATTAAACATTGTTCCAGAATAAAAGCTGATTGGAATCGTTAAAATACCTGTGCCAATCAATTGAAAAAAATACCTTTTGAAATTGCTGGTATTTTTAGTCCCTTGAATCGTTGTGTACAGAAAGCATGGAAAAGCTATCCTTCCTATGATACGAAGCCAAATTAGATCAGGATACAAGTAATAACCGATATGATCGATTGT comes from the Carnobacterium sp. 17-4 genome and includes:
- a CDS encoding DUF3891 family protein; translation: MIIRERENDFVMIEQKNHAQFAGDVIAQWKTTLFQGEELRKSVDYAIRMHDYGWEYLDKSPFWNDKKQVPYSLFDFPKAPKIIFYTYGIDEVEKIDAYAALLCSRHYIQFFLKDSSKESQLFLKQEEERKNRIIAALDHFDKRIFDFHYALLALGDTLSVYACVNEPGATKETIHPFFKKGLSLSEKLGLNETNMQPSWIDEETIALDIFPFEGSINSRMIQKVVSKATIMEKGLLDSYNEAEYEEVQISVKSSM
- a CDS encoding PTS transporter subunit IIC; its protein translation is MKNYLTERMYKASSGIANAIFVTIGIGLLLETIGNMTGLTILVIIGTAVKMLMAPAIGAGIAVMLGGNTLTIFSAMAAGAIGAGAIQTTADGMITIATGEPIGCLIAATIATFVGKRISGKTPLDMMAIPITAVLAGGVAGYYLNLVIAPFLNMVSAFISASVAGSPIIGAAVISVIGGLVLMSPASSAAIAIALNLDPVSSAAMLVGTTSMYIGFSFVSMRQNNLGGFLAQFVCTPKVQLPNIVKNPRILIGPTLAAAVAAPISTVALGFTAPSALAGLGFCSLIAPLNIFVSQGSGSFAVYILTACLVPIAITVVVNKVLEKASWLRKGDMALVVE
- the mnmG gene encoding tRNA uridine-5-carboxymethylaminomethyl(34) synthesis enzyme MnmG, with translation MNHYEAGNFDVIVVGAGHAGSEAALAAARMGSHTLLITINLDMVAFMPCNPSIGGPAKGVVVREIDALGGEMGRNIDKTYIQMRMLNTGKGPAVRALRAQADKFMYANEMKKTIEETENLVLRQGIADELIIEDGICKGIITNTGAIYRSKAVILTAGTSSRGQIIIGELKYSSGPNNSQPSVKLSESLLENGFELNRFKTGTPPRVKSSTIDYSVTEEQPGDKKANHFSYETPNSSYLKDQLSCWLTYTNESTHQKIQDNLHRAPMFTGIVEGVGARYCPSIEDKVVRFSDKPRHQLFLEPEGRDTEEVYVQGLSTSLPEDVQQDIIHSIEGLENAEMMRTGYAIEYDVVTPHQLRPSLETKVVENLFTAGQMNGTSGYEEAAGQGIMAGMNAALKVQGKEPFVMKRSEGYIGVMIDDLVTKGTNEPYRLLTSRAEYRLLLRHDNADFRLTEIGHQIGLVTKERYDTFVAKKAQFEGEIDRLGSIRLKPTAEIQTYLTENNQAPLKDGILAKDFLRRPEVSYQDLLAFVPRDYELPLAVEEQVEIQVKYEGYIAKASQKVDKLKRMENKRIPENIDYAAINGIATEAKEKLIKIQPETIAQASRISGVNPADISILMVYVEQGKIAKVQV
- the rsmG gene encoding 16S rRNA (guanine(527)-N(7))-methyltransferase RsmG, with translation MNPEEFKTALEDKGLVVTEKQMEQFDQYLKLLQEWNGKINLTAITQKEEVYLKHFYDSITAGLYVDFTKGVQSLCDVGAGAGFPSIPLKIIFPQLEVTIVDSLNKRIQFLTLLAQTLELDGVHFYHDRAETFGQNKQFRESFDFVTARAVARMSVLSELCLPLVKKDGLFIALKASNTKEEMAEGQKAIATLGGKFREEFVFELPREAGERHIVLIDKKKESPKKYPRKPGTPNKNPL
- the mnmE gene encoding tRNA uridine-5-carboxymethylaminomethyl(34) synthesis GTPase MnmE, which translates into the protein MTLEFETIAAISTPPGEGAIGIVRLSGEQAIEIADRVYKSGSKALAEQKSHTIHYGHIENPKTNETIDEVMVSVMREPKTFTREDVVEINCHGGITSVNQVLQCVLQNGARLAEPGEFTKRAFLNGRIDLSQAEAVMDLIRAKTDRAMHVALKQLDGNLSNLIRNLRLDILDTLAQVEVNIDYPEYDDVEEMTSKLLIEKAKLVKASIQQLLETASQGKILRDGLATAIIGRPNVGKSSLLNYLLDEEKAIVTDIAGTTRDVIEEYISVKGVPLKLVDTAGIRETEDIIERIGVERSRQALSDADLVLLVFNQSEPLTIEDKALIEATSQHHRIIILNKMDLPNKLDLTELEVLVDPESIVKTSILSKSGVDVLEKKIAALFFTGQTGERDATYVSNVRHIALLNDAEEALDEVINGVEAGMPVDLIQIDMTRCWDLLGEITGDSVQDELLTQLFSQFCLGK
- a CDS encoding ASCH domain-containing protein, giving the protein MKAQQMWQKFISVCPEYQNQSYQAWSYGVAPDELARLTIEQVKTATASAYEEYAIENEALPQVGALNIILDANDEAVCITKTIKVSVVPFLEVSEEHAFKEGEGDQSLRYWREVHEAFFEKSYKQSGLAFHDNILVVCEEFEVIYK
- a CDS encoding TraX family protein, encoding MTEEENYNKINAIKWIGIITMTIDHIGYYLYPDLIWLRIIGRIAFPCFLYTTIQGTKNTSNFKRYFFQLIGTGILTIPISFYSGTMFNILFTLALVALSIKDKRFFVLTLILSYFCEYGIYGFLLGWAIYCMVFIHKPLGVVLFLALHVFVWPSVQIFACLTIFLLLIDTYIGTKKIPKLFGYLYYPLHQLILLAIKFSL